The nucleotide sequence cacTATTAGAAACAATGTTTTAAAGGGTATGATGAAAAATAACTGTATTTTGATACCAGTGAATTCATGTTTGAGTTGGTCGTACTCATTTCAATATACTTGTGTGATGTCAACAGGAAGGGAAGCAGTCACAGACGCTCAGAGGAGCTCAGATGTGATGCAGCGCAACAAACCGATCGCAGAGCGTCAGCAGCCCATGTTCCCTGAAAGCTTTGTGACCCTGAACTCCCAGTCGTCTCTTGCTGGACCAGGGAGGAGGGAAACACAGTGGAATCAACAGCTCGCCCCTGCAAACACATCCAATCTAGAGGCCGGGAAAAGCATTGCTCAAAACGTTGCCTCCCAAAGCTTAAGCGTGCTCAGAAATATGAAGATTCACACTTTGAGGAACTCGGGTGCAAAGAGGTTCGCCTGTCTGCAGTGCGGCAAGAGCTTCAGGTGCTTTAGTCAGCTTGAAATCCACCAGAGGAGtcacacaggagagaaacccTTCAGGTGCACGCTGTGTGGAAAGAGATATGCACAGAAAGGACATCTGTACACACACCAgcgcacacacactggggaGAAGCCGTATCGCTGTCCAATTTGCGGAAAGGGCTTCATTCAGAAATGCACTCTTGATATGCATCAGCGTACACACACCGGAGAAAAACCTTTTGTTTGTATCAAATGTGGCAAGGGTTTCACAAAGAACTGTAATCTGAAAAAACACCTTGCGGTACATTTAGATCCTGGTTTAACCATGTATGGCTGTGATTCTGCTGCTTCAACATTCAGTGCGACATTAATTAATGGAACCATTTAAAACGGTCAAATGTAACTACcacagctgtttgtttgaaataaatatttataataaaggtATCTTTGCTCCAGATTGGTGGCAGACATTTGTGAAGCAcctgttttctgctgctttctttACATATCTCAATTGAAACCTGATATTAGGCTGcattacacaaatacacactcagacTACAGTATGAAAACACTTCATTCTGAACTGACCCTGATGACCAAACAAAGATGTAAAATTACTCTCATCTGTcaataataaatatgtaaaaagtcCAGGTTGCAATATTCTAAAGGCCAGAAAATTGATTGACAGTAtgatttgctgttgtgaaaCAATGGAGGAAGGTGCTTCTCTAGTGTCATCTCAAGCTAAACTGGCCTTGTATCTTATACATTTCATAATTACTTGCATAGTACATTTCaatcagttcttttttttagtGACACTGATGCAGCAATAATTTTAATATTATGAAACTGGCCATTTTGAAAAATTTGCACTTTTAATTAAAGTACTATTACTGTACTTACATGATAAtacttttaaaaagtaaaaaagtgtAAATTGGTCATTATTACTGTTGTATTACTACTTTGTTTGTGTACAAGTTTCTACTTCTCCCAACTCTACATACTTAATTAATACAAATCTAATCTAAAATGTCTATATTACCAAATGTCAACAAGAAAACattaattaaatgcatttaactAAGCCATTTTATGAGGAaaaaccatcattaaatttgaATTCTGTTCTGGCTTCTATCTATTTTATCTGTAATGCTTTTCATCTTTCAGCTTATAATTGAATGTTTACTCAGAtttatctttaatttttttttacttcttttaatCTTTGACCATCTATATAATCTTATATTGTGCTTTAAATGCTTCTGATCTTTACATAGTTTTTCTGTTGGTGTAGTTTCACATGAATTTCCCTCTAATtgtatgaaacatgttttatcaaTAAAACTGTCCTGCCTTGCCTCTACCctgtgctgccttcaggtgctcCTCGTAAATATCGCAACGCGACTTACAAATTTTCCCACAATCCCTCGCGGTACAGCTATAACACATTTGCCCAGGATCATCGTCGCTACGTTGGAAATTTGTCCCATTAATAAAAAGCAGTTTTGAAAATATTCCGTCTCTCCGTCGAGATGATGTGCGACACCACGAACCGGAGCTTTCGGACGCAGCTCGCCGTCATCCTGGACAAACTGACCAAGGCGGCTCTGGTGGAGATCAGCAGCCTGGCGGACGAGTGCTCCTCCGTCCTTCACACCGAGATATCGCTGCACAAGACGGAGAACGAGGCGCTGAAGAAGCGGTGCTACTCGCTGGAGGTCCAGCTGAGAGCGGCGAGGGAGGCGCAGACCTTCCCCGCCCATGTCAACAGTGTCAGCCGCCGGCTCCCCGCAGGTCAGGACGGTCACACGGTCGCGGTCACGGTCGGTCCTCAGACTCGGTCCAGCGGTGGAGGTGTCAGCCGACAGCCACAGTTTATATTTGTCAGGCTAGCTAGCAGCTACACCCCGGCGGTGTTATATAGAGTACAGCAGGGTAAAGCTAACGGAGTCTGATAGAACAGCCCTGAGATTAAAGATCCACTCgtgtaatgtttttattgtgttatgaTTTTGTGGAGGATGTTTGTGGAGCTGTTGTGTTACACCAGTGCTCCTCAACATGGGGGGCGGGCCTCCCCGTGAATCACTGCAGGGGGGCGTGGGTGACCACAGGAAAACGATATGAAGTCAGTTTAATAGATGTGATCTGTGAAGGGAAGTAATCCAAAGGTTGCTGATGCTTCTGTGTTTGGATCTAACTCAAGTCGTTTTATAAAATAAGTTCACTGATGACTGTTGTGGTGTGAGGTTGCACCATAGATATGTATAGACGTGTATATACAGATGGAGACCAACCTCCCCCTTCTCCCGCTGCCCACAAATGCAGCTCAAATATCCAGAGTATGAATGATGTCAGCTTGAGCATGTGGAGCCAGAGTGTGGGAACAAGTATTCGGGggacagtcagtcagacagtctGTCTCAGCATGTTGACAACATCAAAATGATTGTCCACACCAACAAAATaaccatgaaataaaaacttgaatatAGAATATAATATAGAAGAACAGCTTAAAATGACTTTAGAACTTAATGTAGTGCTGATCTTCATTTCACATTCAGTCTTTatgaaaaaaagcttttctctgaaggtgtaaaaatgtgtatttccaCTGTGGTTACCATCTATTGGAGATCTCAATTACATATCTGCATCGTCCTCCAGAACATCAGCAACCGGCTCCGGCTATCGATGGAGTTTTTGGGAAGGACTGGTGTATGGACTtttggagagaagagaaacttcCTTctcacagaaaagaaacaatGGAGCCTGCAGCTATGACAAGCATGGGAGTACCGGTAAGTAAATCATGTAGCAACTAGTTTTCAATTTTTAATGAACTATTTCCTTAGTGAACTGAAATGACCCAGTTACTTTTATTTACAAAGCTGTTTGTCACCTGTCTTATTGGCAGGCAATAGACTTGACGGAGAGAGAGCCTGATACCATCTTTGTCAAGGAGGAGATATACGATGATCATCCCATTGGTCAGCAGATGGCTTTCACAGATAGCAGAAAAAGTAAGTTaataaaagaacagaacaaTTTATTGTAATCCATGaagttgctgttgttgtgatatcACCACATTTATTCTCCTTTAACAGTTGTTGGGATTTTTGAGGAGGACACCATGCTTAATAGATCTGTCGATGAGCTGGAGCTTCACCCAGGGGATTTAAACAACTTTCACATGACGGCTGACAGTCAAACACAACAACGCACGCAGCCATCAATCATGGACAAGTTAATAGATGACGCAACAATGAGCACTCTGGCCGACAACACCAATCCTTCTTCAGCCACCGCCGAATACTCAGACTACACGAACGATATCCACATGAACACAACGAAAGAACTCATGATTCAGCCGAAACCTTTAAAGCCAACAAAACGGTTCGAGTGCTTATTCTGTGGGAAGCTGTTCAACTATTTAAGCAGTTTAAAAGTCCACATCAGGCGACACTCCGGTGAGAAGCCGTTCAGCTGCTCCGTGTGCGGGAAGCGATTTGCTCAGAAAACGTACCTGAAACTGCACCAGCGCGTGCACTCGGGGGAGAAGCCGTACAGCTGTCCAAACTGTGGCAAAAGCTTTTCCCAGAAAAGCTCTCTGAACATACATCTTCGgacacacactggtgaaaaGCCTTATAGTTGTGTGGATTGTGGGAAGTGTTATGCGTACAAGTATGGCTTGAATCACCACCAGTGTTTCACTTGACCTGTCAAACAACCATGTGGAGAACTTATACTTATAAGATGTCTAACTGTGCTCACAGTCGCTCAGCATGTGCCAGGATGTATATAGGGAGATTTGAAATACCCCATTTGAATCACAAAGCCTGTATGGTTAACAGTGCTGCTGTAAATCGTAGCTTGTTtggtgtttttagttttactgatATGAGAAattctgcagcagcaaaatAAGGGTATAGATAATATTTATCCATTTTAATGTACCATTTGATTTGGTGGGATTCTTCGGGGTCGGGAGATGGTTGTTGTCAATTTGTATGATCCGCTCATCAAATCGTTTTAAAGTCAATTTCACATTGTGCTTATAATCAgcttagatgaaacacattttctgatctaaactatgaaaaaaaatatttcccatTTTGCCCATGCATGTTGTCTAATGACTGGCGAAATGtgttacatatacatatatatacctCAGCGTTATACTGTCCATCAGACCACAAAAGGCCTGTGTTGATGCCAAAATAGCTTTGGACAAGTGCTCAGTTTGCACACATGTAGCATAAACCTTTAAATCTACCTCTTCACAACAAGGTTGGAGTAAAACAAAGTCCTCAGTTTGCTTCATTGCCCATGCCTCAACTCTGCTTTTTATTCACCACATGCCACGCTTCATTTATTGGCATTAAACAGTGGAGAGAGCAGTTAAGCTGATCTCTTTGAATAACATGactgtttaaaagaaatgttctgTGTTGGTCACATGTTTTTAAGATTTGTATTCATTGATCAGATCTGAAAGGTGTTACTGTtcttaaatgtgtttgtatggCTGTGTCATTATTGTGGACAGACAAGTGTTGTCAATGTTCAGTCTAGCCAAAATCcaaattgttttttctcttaaatGTTAACTaatgaattatattttattctgcACTTTCCATTGAAATATCCTCACCAGAGCAGTCATCCCCGAGACAGAGCAATTAACTGATCTTGGGTATGATTCAGGATACGATTCCCTTGGAACACAACACTAAATTAATTCTCTGAACCCAGGagggatgtttttttatttcactcacaCCTGCATGCCCCTTTCCAAGCCCTCCAGACTTCCAGGCAAAGATACTTTAAAAGAAGAGTTCTATCAATAAACATTTTAGTCtcaaagtgaacatttgtgacTGTTCTTTAttgtaaagacagaaacaacaatTGATATACTGAACTGTgaaaaagagtaaataaaaacacattgagtATGAAACAGAACATTTGCTCCACAATACTGTTTTTATAAGCACTACTAAACATGACATTAACTAACCTTACATCAATGTGAACAGTAGTGTATTCttcttttaaattaataaaactacAGTCAGTTACTGACAGATCTCCACCAAGTTCTCAAGATGTCCTCAAGCTACAGGCTTGTCTCCGACGACCTCACGATTTCTGTGTGCCATCATGTGATGGTTGAGGTTCACCTTTTGCGTGAATGTCTTCCCACATTTACCACAGTCGAACGGTTTTTCTCCAGTGTGGATGCGTAGGTGACATTTCAGATTGCCTTTCTGGGTGAACCTCTTCCCACATAAGCTGCAACTGTAgggtttctctcctgtgtggaCCACATAGTGAATCCTCAGAGCCGATGGGTTTGCAAAACTCTTCCCGCACAACGGGCAAGACTTACTGACCGTCTTAGAAGGAAGTGGAGGCACGCAGGTGTGCGACTTGAACTTGCTCTTGTGAGGGAAATGCTGTTTACAAATGCTACAGAAGTTGGATTTGTGGGATTTCATGTGGCACGTCAGAGTGCCCTTGTGGTAAAATGTCCTGCTACATATTTGGCATGTgaatttttgtttgtgtggagcTCTGACAGTTGCTACATTGAGCACAGCAAAGTTTTCTTGTGAATCTTTTTCCAGAGGAGtgctgttttcattgttgtcaGTTGGTAATATCTGCAGCTTGTTGTTGCTGTGCCCACCTGCAGCAGCGTTCACAGTAGGCTCTTGCTGACTTTCTTGAACAAACTGGACATCGtcatcgtcgtcgtcgtcatcatctTCGATTGGAATGATAAAAGTGCTGTAGGCCTCCTGTGTGTCGTTGATGGAAATCAGCTGCATGGATGGATCTTCAATAGCAGCTGCAGACTCGACCTGTTCTCCTTCCTTATAAAATGACAGCGTGCAAGTGCTGTCATCAGCCGAGCAACCCAATGACAGCTGCTCTGGTTCCACAGCTGTACTTTCTTCATGTTCTGTTGCatagaaatacacaaaaacaaacactgacaaatcaTCCCACGGAGTGTGCGCTCCTTAGTGCCAACACTGTACAGTCTTACCCTCTGTACTGAGCGTTTCCTGCTGGCAGCTGCTGACAGCGCCCTCCACAGAATCCTCACTTTTGACTTCAGTCACAGTAATATGGCCAGATATCGTTGCCACAGACTGTCAATATAGAAAAAGTCCAGCTGTTGAACTGTAGTTTAAAACAGATTAGTCAGGTAAGGTCAATAatgaaaggttcagtgtgtggaatttagagacatctagtggtgaagttgcatgttgagCTGAACAGCCCGCACCTCACCCTTCTCTTACAAACATGAAGttggttgtcataaaaactcaaaagatgttcagtttgtccagtctgggctactgtaacaaacatggcggcctccgtagagaggatccCCCTCCTGATGTAAGTATGAAGTATTTTAATACAAAGgacccattctagggtaaagagaacaacaattcgtacggtttagatgaaacactagtggaaacatcactaggattagtTAACATCCAGTTtacctaaatcgtacacactgaacctttatgaggataaaaaaactatttaagcCTCCTCTGGCCCCAGCTTTTAAATTCTGATGATAAGCCCTCTTTATAATGTATAACAATCCTCCATTGTTATTAATAAGTGTGCTGCTGTTAGCTGGCAAATGTTACTACTggtataatataaaataacaagcCTCAACCATGCTGGCATCAATACAGTGCTATATGTATTCATGGAGTTCCCATAGGAAAACCTTGGATATTGCTGATGTATTGTAGGTGTAATAGTAGACTATTAAGGCCTGCATACTTTGAACACAGTTGTTTATTACTCATACCTTAACACAAGTCTGCggtgagtctgtgtctctgtccagaTCATACAGGTCTCTGTCTTTCCACAGATTCATGCACCAGTCTTTCCCAAAGATCCCTTCTATGGTGGGAGACCCAGACACTGAAATGTCAAACAGAGAAGACACACTAGTTCACATTGAAGAACAACAGGTGCCAAAAAGCGCTTCGTCCATCAGAAGCTGATCTTAAAGCTCTATTGCCCCgtttattcattttctgtgttttttattcacgTGACATAGctctatatttatttagtttattggAACACTACCTTGTTTCCGACCACCAAAACGTGGTTGACTGGCCTCCTTGTCACACTCCATCCTGCTGAttgttgtttcttctctttgctgtcaaagcactttgtaaactctgtttttaaataaagtttatcatcatcatataCGTCTGCAACTGTTTGCATCTGGATCCAACTGTCATAACACAGTTAGCCTTATGTCCATGGTAATAGTAGAGATAagtgtttgtgaaatgtttgtgtttttttgtcacttATTAATCACATTTGCTAGCAATGAAGTATTTGCAGTTTAGAGTATCATCAGTCATTAAACACAAATTAGCATGAATTACATATTGgttatatacatttattcattataaaGCAAGCATCCATATGATTCTGCATTATTTCACTCCATCCCCTATAGTTTAAATGTACTTAAAGTGCAATACACCTCTTATAAGTCAGTTTTCTACTAAATATCGACCACTTACTGGCGGAGGATTCACAACCTGAGCTACTGTAGGATGATAGTTACCCTGAGGATCTCCATCTCTGTGGCGGACAGTCTGAACACCCACGGTGCGGGAACTTTTACACGAGTTCATGGCGTCGCTTCTCGCGGTGGTCAGCTCGCATTCCAGCCGATTGACTTTCTCTGCCAGCGTAGAATTGGCGAAAATGAGCCGGGACACCTCGAGCCGCAGCTCCGCAGAGTCCTCGTCCACCAGCTCGCTGATCTGACTCAGGGCAGACTCCATGATGGAGGAGAGCTGTGAGTGAAGAGGAGGGCGGCTCGCCATAGCTGCGACGACCCTCCTCACCAGCCGGAGAAAGACGTGAGATTAAACTGTATATGATAAAAAGCTGGTTAGCATAAAAAATTAAAACGCGCAATAGCTGACGAAGCTACCTGGAGCTAGAGGTACGAGAAGAGGGACCTAAATATTTGTAGCAACCGTGACGTGTTTCCGGCGGATGCCACCGGTCAGCTGCGTTGTATTACAAAGCTTCCTGGTTTGGCCATTGAAACAGATGTCACCTTTCCGTTAAATGTTTGCGAAACGTAAACAGCTCCGTCTCGCTTCCTCGCAGGTTTCCGTTTGACCGCAGCCACCATCATGAACCCGGAGAAGGACTTCTCGCCGCTGACGCCCAACATCGTGCGGGCTCTGAATGACAAACTGTACGAGAAGAGGAAAGTCGCTGCTTTGGAGATCGAGAAGCTGGTGCGAGAGTTCGTTGCTCAGAACAACTCCACGCAGATCCGACATGTCATCCAGATCCTGGCGTCGGAGTTTGCCCTCTCCCAGCACCCCCACAGCCGCAAAGGGGGTCTGATCGGACTGGCAGCCTGCTCCATCGCCCTCGGTAAGGACTCGGGTCTGTATCTGAAGGAGCTCATCGAGCCCGTGCTCACGTGCTTCAATGACTCAGACAGCCGCCTGCGCTACTATGCATGCGAGGCCCTCTACAACATAGTCAAAGTGGCCAGGGGAGCCGTGCTGCCCCACTTCAACCTGCTCTTCGATGGCCTCAGCAAGCTCGCCGCAGATCCAGATCCCAATGTGAAAAGCGGATCCGAGCTCCTGGACAGACTGCTGAAGGACATAGTGACAGAGAGCAACAAGTTTGACTTAGTGGCGTTTGTCCCGCTGCTGAGGGAGAGGATCTACTCCAATAACCAGTATGCCAGGCAGTTCATCATCTCCTGGATCCACGTCCTGGAGTCCGTGCCAGATATCAACCTGTTGGACTACCTCCCCGAAATCCTGGACGGGCTCTTCCAGATCCTGGGAGACAACAGCAAGGAGATCCGCAGGACGTGTGAGGTGGTGCTGGGAGAGTTTCTGAAGGAGATCAAAAAGACTCCATCCAGCGTGAAATTTGCAGAGATGGCCAACATCTTGGTCATCCACTGCCAGGTCGCGGATGAGACCAAACTCACAAACGACCTGATCCAGCTGACAGCTATGACCTGGATGAGAGAGTTTATCCAGCTCGCAGGCAGAGTGGTGCTCCCCTACACCTCTGGCATCCTAACTGCAGTGTTGCCGTGCCTCTCCTACGACGACAGAAAGAAGAACACAAAAGAAGCTGCCAGCGCCTGTAACCACAGTCTGATGAAGCTGGTGACtgctgaagatgatgaggatgaggaggaggagaaaagtggAAGCACGGAGTCGCCGGCCAGGGAAGACGGACATCCAAAGA is from Paralichthys olivaceus isolate ysfri-2021 chromosome 5, ASM2471397v2, whole genome shotgun sequence and encodes:
- the LOC109634095 gene encoding zinc finger protein 600-like isoform X2; amino-acid sequence: MECDKEASQPRFGGRKQVSGSPTIEGIFGKDWCMNLWKDRDLYDLDRDTDSPQTCVKSVATISGHITVTEVKSEDSVEGAVSSCQQETLSTEEHEESTAVEPEQLSLGCSADDSTCTLSFYKEGEQVESAAAIEDPSMQLISINDTQEAYSTFIIPIEDDDDDDDDDVQFVQESQQEPTVNAAAGGHSNNKLQILPTDNNENSTPLEKDSQENFAVLNVATVRAPHKQKFTCQICSRTFYHKGTLTCHMKSHKSNFCSICKQHFPHKSKFKSHTCVPPLPSKTVSKSCPLCGKSFANPSALRIHYVVHTGEKPYSCSLCGKRFTQKGNLKCHLRIHTGEKPFDCGKCGKTFTQKVNLNHHMMAHRNREVVGDKPVA
- the LOC109634095 gene encoding uncharacterized protein isoform X1, which translates into the protein MASRPPLHSQLSSIMESALSQISELVDEDSAELRLEVSRLIFANSTLAEKVNRLECELTTARSDAMNSCKSSRTVGVQTVRHRDGDPQVSGSPTIEGIFGKDWCMNLWKDRDLYDLDRDTDSPQTCVKSVATISGHITVTEVKSEDSVEGAVSSCQQETLSTEEHEESTAVEPEQLSLGCSADDSTCTLSFYKEGEQVESAAAIEDPSMQLISINDTQEAYSTFIIPIEDDDDDDDDDVQFVQESQQEPTVNAAAGGHSNNKLQILPTDNNENSTPLEKDSQENFAVLNVATVRAPHKQKFTCQICSRTFYHKGTLTCHMKSHKSNFCSICKQHFPHKSKFKSHTCVPPLPSKTVSKSCPLCGKSFANPSALRIHYVVHTGEKPYSCSLCGKRFTQKGNLKCHLRIHTGEKPFDCGKCGKTFTQKVNLNHHMMAHRNREVVGDKPVA
- the LOC109634013 gene encoding zinc finger protein 431 gives rise to the protein MSTAFSFQTQLVSIMDALSKTAVMEISKLVEIESKMLKIEITRGRNEISSLTEKLQLMEKLLYIAQGGRHEAAVACTVVGDAPANRALEPDRTRPAIKSEFPWESISSSTEISSLHHVEEEQAAAELPQKEQPDLIVVKEEPSEVDTRDTQKDRTSEDRREAVTDAQRSSDVMQRNKPIAERQQPMFPESFVTLNSQSSLAGPGRRETQWNQQLAPANTSNLEAGKSIAQNVASQSLSVLRNMKIHTLRNSGAKRFACLQCGKSFRCFSQLEIHQRSHTGEKPFRCTLCGKRYAQKGHLYTHQRTHTGEKPYRCPICGKGFIQKCTLDMHQRTHTGEKPFVCIKCGKGFTKNCNLKKHLAVHLDPGLTMYGCDSAASTFSATLINGTIKAVLKIFRLSVEMMCDTTNRSFRTQLAVILDKLTKAALVEISSLADECSSVLHTEISLHKTENEALKKRCYSLEVQLRAAREAQTFPAHVNSVSRRLPAEHQQPAPAIDGVFGKDWCMDFWREEKLPSHRKETMEPAAMTSMGVPAIDLTEREPDTIFVKEEIYDDHPIGQQMAFTDSRKIVGIFEEDTMLNRSVDELELHPGDLNNFHMTADSQTQQRTQPSIMDKLIDDATMSTLADNTNPSSATAEYSDYTNDIHMNTTKELMIQPKPLKPTKRFECLFCGKLFNYLSSLKVHIRRHSGEKPFSCSVCGKRFAQKTYLKLHQRVHSGEKPYSCPNCGKSFSQKSSLNIHLRTHTGEKPYSCVDCGKCYAYKYGLNHHQCFT